A genomic window from Yarrowia lipolytica chromosome 1D, complete sequence includes:
- a CDS encoding uncharacterized protein (Compare to YALI0D19492g, similar to wi|NCU07880.1 Neurospora crassa NCU07880. 1 Cell division control protein 2 homolog CDC2), with protein MKKHVIKKPKSLSGVIRRKVEKPKTKPDDQQGSKKLQPYTILNPVEQGSYGHVSRALQVSTGQVVAVKRLKSNPNTGSEGVPITVIREIKCLQLLEGSHHVVKLLDVISSPLQLVLEFCEHDLKSIINTHTAPFGESAVKRIVKDILTGLDFIHSHGVIHRDIKPANLLYTQGRVTKIADFGLARLVDEDAEYTREVVSLWYRAPEVLRGEKYTTDIDVWAVGCVTRELDTGKVLLRGRNEIEQLDLCSHIGDKIRNDNFLKAVFEERLSAAQLLYSDYFARDPVPKERLLMPTFPSRASGD; from the coding sequence ATGAAGAAACACGTGATCAAGAAACCAAAATCTCTTTCTGGAGTGATTCGTCGCAAAGTGGAGAAACCAAAAACCAAACCTGACGACCAACAAGGATCGAAAAAGCTACAGCCATATACCATTTTGAACCCAGTGGAGCAGGGATCgtatggtcacgtgagcagAGCATTACAGGTGTCCACAGGCCAAGTTGTGGCTGTCAAACGGCTCAAATCGAACCCCAATACAGGTTCCGAGGGCGTTCCAATAACTGTGATTCGCGAAATCAAGTGTTTACAGCTGTTGGAAGGGAGCCATCACGTGGTGAAGCTATTGGACGTGATTTCTTCGCCTCTCcagctggttctggagTTTTGTGAACATGATCTCAAGAGTATCATCAACACTCATACTGCTCCTTTTGGGGAATCAGCAGTGAAACGCATCGTCAAGGATATTTTGACCGGTCTAGATTTCATTCATTCACATGGTGTGATTCACAGGGATATCAAGCCGGCAAACTTGTTGTATACTCAGGGACGAGTGACGAAAATAGCTGACTTTGGCTTGGCTAGGCTTGTAGATGAGGATGCCGAGTACACGAGGGAGGTGGTTTCATTGTGGTATAGAGCTCCTGAGGTGTTGCGTGGTGAAAAGTACACGACAGACATTGATGTATGGGCTGTGGGGTGTGTGACGAGAGAACTCGATACGGGAAAGGTGCTTCTGAGAGGCAGGAACGAGATTGAACAGCTGGATCTGTGCAGTCATATTGGAGACAAGATTAGAAACGACAATTTCCTAAAGGCTGTGTTTGAAGAGCGACTTTCTGCGGCTCAATTGTTGTACTCAGACTACTTTGCACGTGACCCTGTTCCGAAAGAGCGTCTGTTGATGCCCACATTTCCATCCCGGGCCAGTGGCGACTGA
- a CDS encoding uncharacterized protein (Compare to YALI0D19514g, similar to uniprot|P87149 Schizosaccharomyces pombe Putative mitochondrial RNA splicing protein): MHIKISTDFAIQNLHCTTMIRPLLRLCGQRTAATPFVSFFRPPKKPLSGISFARHYSPTKKPPSEVPTPTPGNYLVPITGPPGDTPRDTDLLIKSLTHKSLLPENNLVRCTVFDSDGNVTVASGEFKRTELLNKHGLLPRDLRKLDTGVNSIVPTILVRDNSILINLLHIRALIKADKVLLFDVFGSTDSKTQSLFMYDLGHKLKKSNKTMGSLPYEMRALEAIFISVIAALDAEMKVHTTVINGILSELEQDIDREKLRHLLIQSKKLSAFLQKATLIRDVIDELLDTDEDLAGLYLTEKKAGHPRAIDDHSEVEMLLETYYKHCDEIVQTVGNLVSNIRNTEEIVNIILDANRNALMHLDLKFQIGALGLAGGTFIASLYGMNLKNFIEESYWGFLGVTGVASLLTVWIIAHFLKSLRQVQRVTMTSDKKKAMKKKDTVAEKRRNHLRNWLTK, from the coding sequence ATGCATATAAAAATATCGACCGATTTCGCCATTCAAAATCTCCATTGTACGACCATGATTCGACCTTTGTTGAGGTTGTGCGGACAAAGGACGGCGGCAACAccgtttgtgtcgtttttcCGCCCGCCAAAAAAGCCGTTGTCTGGCATCTCGTTCGCTCGGCATTACTCTCCCACCAAAAAACCACCTTCAGAGGTACCAACACCCACGCCAGGCAACTATCTGGTGCCCATCACGGGGCCACCAGGAGACACGCCACGTGACACAGACCTGCTGATCAAGTCGCTCACCCACAAGTCGCTGCTGCCCGAGAACAACCTGGTGCGGTGTACGGTATTCGACAGCGACGGAAACGTGACGGTTGCTTCCGGCGAGTTCAAGCGGACAGAGCTGCTGAATAAGCACGGTTTGCTACCTCGAGATTTGCGAAAGCTCGACACCGGAGTCAATTCTATTGTCCCTACGATTCTTGTGCGAGACAACTCGATTCTCATCAACTTGCTGCATATTCGGGCTCTGATCAAGGCGGACAAGGTGCTTTTGTTCGACGTGTTTGGCAGCACGGACTCCAAAACCCAGTCGCTCTTCATGTACGACCTGGGCCACAAGCTCAAAAAGTCCAATAAGACCATGGGATCTCTTCCTTACGAAATGCGGGCGCTGGAGGCGATTTTCATTTCCGTGATTGCAGCTTTGGACGCTGAAATGAAGGTGCATACCACGGTCATTAACGGAATCCTGTCTGAGTTGGAGCAGGATATTGATCGAGAGAAGCTGCGACATTTGCTGATTCAATCGAAGAAGCTGAGTGCGTTTCTGCAGAAGGCTACATTGATTCGAGATGTGATTGACGAGCTCCTCGACACAGACGAGGATCTGGCTGGTCTTTATCTGACCGAAAAGAAGGCAGGTCATCCCCGAGCCATTGATGATCATTCCGAGGTGGAAATGTTGCTGGAAACCTACTACAAGCACTGTGACGAGATTGTTCAAACCGTGGGTAACCTCGTTTCTAACATCCGAAACACagaggagattgtcaacATCATTCTGGACGCCAACCGAAACGCCCTGATGCATCTGGATCTCAAGTTCCAGATTGGAGCCCTAGGTCTGGCTGGAGGAACGTTCATTGCGTCGTTGTACGGCATGAACTTGAAGAACTTCATCGAGGAGAGCTACTGGGGCTTTTTGGGTGTCACTGGCGTGGCGTCCCTGTTGACCGTATGGATCATTGCTCACTTTTTAAAGTCGCTGAGGCAGGTTCAGAGAGTAACCATGACcagcgacaagaagaaggcgatgaa